A segment of the Gossypium hirsutum isolate 1008001.06 chromosome D10, Gossypium_hirsutum_v2.1, whole genome shotgun sequence genome:
GTTGTGACGCTTGTAGAGTTTATTTGGTAGTTTTTCTGGATGGTAATAACATGTCTTTTTAATTCGTTGTGAGTCGTGAGATTCTGTTTCTTAGTTTTCTCAAAAAATCTGTACTCtagttaaaaaaaaatctaattggGATGCTTGTTAATATTGATAGTAATTGACGAATTGGAGAATTTCAACCGATTTGCTAATTGCAAAGGTTTTTGTCGATTTGGGTTTCATGATCATATACGGTGGAGATTGTCATGATTCCTGTATGcatatatgttttctttttaatacTTCTAGGTGCTTGCATTCATCAGTAAGGATTgggtatattttctttaaaatagtttTGAATGGAGGTCATCAATGAACTTAGTTGGGATTGTTTGTGTTCTGTTGGGTATGATTTGCAAATGGATTTTGATTGGAAGTTTTAGATAGATCCAAGGTATCTCTGTATATCAGCTGAATGGGAAGTTTTGTGTGATTATTGATATATCCACGTGGTGAAAATACTTGGATTTTGgttaaagataaatttatattcatcTGTGTTACCTAGCCTTACATGAAGGGGAATTGAGTTGTAATCTTTTAAGTGAATAGGTTCTAGGCACAACCCTTAGATTAACattattttgatttgcttattgGTTGATGGCTTTTATGACTGGAAAAAGATGTGTTGGATATATTCTCTAACGATGTCATAACCAATTTCTTCTTCATTTATTGTCTTAGTTGATTTCTCAATGCATTCTGGTTCtgaataatttttttcttcttttgcttttttgtTTTGGGTTAGCTTACGGAATTTAAAAATTGTCTTTGACCAATTGTTTGATAATTATTACCTTATACAAGTgctgtttgattttattttttcaatgttGTCATagtgtataaatgttgagggttaaatattttagaattaaaagcaAATTGACATGatatataaacaattttttttttataattttttaaaattttaaaattaagactaaattgttatagtgtataaatgttgaggattAAATATTTTAGAACTAAAAGCAAATTGACATGATAAATATACCAATTAGAAAAGCCATGTCATCGGGTGAACAAAATATATAATCTCAAATAGTTGACtggctaaattgtaatttttcatagtttAAAGATTAAAATGGAATTTCACATATAATTCAGTGACCCTCGGACCACAGTGTAGTTTAATAGCACtataatcaaatattcaaaactCTGTTTGGTTAACAATGGAAGTTTAATAAAACCCAGGGTTTAGCTGCTTCcatgttctttttcttcttcatatCTGGAAAATATTGCTATCTAATTCAGAAGTACTTCTGGGTAagtctttttttctcaattttctacCTTAACTATTGAGTAAATCATTAATCTTACATTCTTTTCatatttatgtacatatatatattttaatgaattCGGGTCTTCCTGGTATTCTAGATGATAGTTTATTCTTAATGGAACTTTGGATATGtggtaaatattttcattttgggGAGTAAATTTTCGTACAGAAATTGCATATTAGTCCAACATCATCTGTGTATTCAATTGAATGTGTTTTCCATCTTGTAAGAATGTTGCTTATGGGTTCCACAACTAAGATATCTTTCAATCGTTGCATTAGATGTATTCTTTGATTGACATTCTGTTGCTGTCATGCTTCATAGTCTCTAAATTATCTCGGTTTTATGGAACCTTGCTTAGGATTCATTTATGATGCATATTTTATCTCATTCTATGGTTTCTGTTTGTCTAATTGATAATAGAAAGATCCAAggatggttgtttttttttttctttgattcttcTATGTGTTGGTTTGTGAAAGAAGGAATGTTTTACGATTTTTCACTCCTTCAACAGAGAGGACTTCGAGAGGACTGGAATAAGCACTTTAGTTGCTGTGGGAGTCCGAGATATTAGTGCAACTTGGTTCTGCAACGGGTGTCTATAAAACCCTTGTAAAGTACTTGGTTGGAGTTCTGCAGGTTTGTGTACATTGTCTTGTTGTATGTAGCTGTTGCGATCTGATAAGTTGAAGAGTAATTCTTTGTTTGGTTCATAAAATGGCTATTCTGCAGAAGCAGCAAGATAATAGTAACACTGCTATTTGTATAATTTTTCCCGACCTTTTCTTTTACATCATGTTAGGATAATTTTAAAGGCTTCATTGGTGATTTCCATGTCCAACTCTGCTACCCCCTCTGCCCCCAAAGCTACTAGATCTGGCTGCGGGTATGTATGCCCAGTAATCAGATGCAAACTCTTAGATTTCACTGCTGCTGTTAATTCTGATTAGCACATTGGATTCCTCATATGGTCATTTTTTCAACCTACTTGATGCAATATAGTTAAAGTAGGCATTATCTTAATTGAAAgcttcaattatttttatattccttAATCTTATTCCTTTCAAACAGAAATGATAATCATAGTACTACTAGTTTACTACTCTATTCCCGttctttgaaccaaatagaaATATGGCTCTCTCCTTTAATCTATTTCCTTATAAAATATTTCTCTTTTGTACCTCATTCCATTCTTTGAACAAGTCATTCTGTTAGTTGTCCTATTTAATCTCTGAGCTTTCAACCATGCAGTATACCCTGTTTCCTGCTCATGATATTAAGGTTCTTTAATTGTTTGATGAATCATAAACTGTTTTCCTTCTgtcctttatttcaaatgtattAAAAGCTCTTCGATGCAAGCCTTCATCTGAATATCATCTAGCTCACTCGTCTGTTCTTTAGTCATGTCGTTAGTGCTTAATGTGCAGAATTGCTTATGTAGATAAACATATTAATTACACTGTTCTCCTGTTTGTAGCTTTGCttggtttattaatattttgtccTTAAGCTAGATACTGAGTTGCACGCTCCATGCGAACTTGCCATGttgcatatgaaaattttgattgatgaggaaatttttgtatttttaagcaTAATAACCACTGATTCAAACATAACTTTTTGTTTTGATcactaaattttgaaaaattacaatttagttattaatgcttcaaaattgttttatttaggCACTCGGCTGTTAGTTGACTTATCTCCTAACGGGGGTCACATGATAATTTTTAACTAGtgcaataataaatttagtccctaaattttatACTTTCTATCAAATTGACTCTAATtctatataaaatgttaaaaaacttcaaaattccttttaaataaattagaaaattctgacaaatatataacaattataaatatataaatttaaatatatatataaaacataaaaaacaatTACACACGTAAAtacataaaatagataaaataataaaataataaatacataaCAATAAGAATTTTCAGTCCAACTGGTTGGTCCGGTTTCACTTATAAAGAGAACAGTCATGTGATCGTGGATTGCCGTATCctacctttctttctttcaatatcGTTCTATTGTCATGTGCGTCATAAAATTCTAAATCTCCTCCTCGTGGTTGTAGTTGTCGGTTTCTTCTTCTTTGTTGTCGATTAAAAGCCAGCCAAACTCTCAATCCAATATAAATacctataaaatattataaactgaATCAAGAGGATTGTCGGAGCTCGCATCAGGTACTTAACTTTTCGCTTCTGTcggttctttattttttaatgattttgagttgaatttcCACATGCCCAATTCTCTAATATTGAATTGCTTAATCAAATCTTAGTGATCTCCTAaggttcttttatttttatttttcgactTTTAAGCTGATTAGCAGATCAATCCTTTGAAACTTTAAAATTACTCGATTTTTTCTTCTGTATCTCAACATTTAATATATAAGTTTGCTGTATTGTTGATTACTCCTTCAATATTTTGCATCATTTTTTGTTTCTGTGTAATATTGTTGTTGatttatattaataaactatttttgttttttgttcaTTCTGATCAGTTTAGGTTCTTCTTTCAAATTATATTGGAAGTAATTGttgtattttagtcatttattcatttcaaataaatgaattaatgtTGGATTTCTCATTGCTTTAGAAAAAAACAAAGTTCATCATCTAATCCTTTCTATTTGTGCAGTGGACTTATTGACAACAATGGAATTAGCTGCATTAAACTTAGTTAATGCCACTTTAAATTGGATCACTTTTGCTTTGGATGCCCCTTCTGCACGAGCTGTGGTGTTTGGAGTTCACATAGGCGGTACACTCTTAACTCCTGTTTACATCATGCTATATTTTTCTATGTCGAATTCCAGTGTGAGTACTAGAACAGATGAGTGTCTGACACAAGAATGTTAGTTGTTCCTAGAGTTCTATGTATCTGCAGTATTTCCCAATACCCATGTCTAGATACATGTCGGACATGGAtgcttcaaaaaataaaaaagtcagAAGCAACATTGATCTGTTCTCTCATTCATACTTGACATGTATAcattatcttttatttcttttttttttatttattacagGGCATTTATTTGTGGAAATTCTTCTTTTGGTGGTAATTTTTTTTCTGCTTTCCCAGAAAAGTTACAAACCTCCTAAGCGGCCATTGACAAAGAAGGTTTTGTTGCAATTCTACTTCTAATTAATGTTTCCATGGATAGATATTGCTTCAAGTTTATGTAGGCTTGGGTCATAATTCTTGGAATTCATGACTGCTATATTTCTCTTAAGTATTTTGTACCTAGGATTTGGGCCAATATGTCCGTGAAAACTGTTAGGCACCGGCGCTTTTTCTAACCAAAATCCTTTCTCGACCACATTTGATTAAGGGCTGTAACTCGAAGGTTCAACAATAACAAACTATTCTTTACTACTTTAAACATAGGGATCTAAATGAGACACTTGTACTTGCAAGCTGCTTGGTATGATTTGTAAACTACTCAAATTTGACTTGGACATTGTTGAGTAAAGCTCAAGCTCGAGTTATCAAGCTAATTGAATTTGAGTATCCTAATGCTTGACTTGAATCACTGAAGAGCCTAATcaaatatttctattttaattGGCACTGACAAATCTCTATTTTATCTCGAGCTTGAGCATATATAATTAAGTTTGAAGCTGATCTTGGGAATCACACCTATTTTTTTTTACCAGATGAACAAGCTTAATCAAGCCTACTTAAGTGAGTTTGAGCAGGTTGATTTTTATCTTGAAACAAGCTTGAGCTTTAGAAGTAAAACTGAatcaattttaaaccaaaatccCATACTTGAATTTCGAGTTGTGCTTGGCTCAATAAAACCCCTAACTTAACATGTATGTAGATACATTGTAATGTTTAATTCTTTTTACTTGTTCAAATTGTCTTTTCAGTCTTccacaaattatattttattaaataaatagtttCAAGTTTGAATACACACGTCATCAAGGATTGTCACAAGGGTAGCCATATAAACTTTGAGCTTTGTGTTTGAGCTTGAAACTTTCTTCTTAAGTGTTTGACGGCTTATGCTGGATCAAGTCCTTTTTGTGTTTTAAGTTTTGACAATTGATAtgttttttccttttatgttaaGTTAAATATGGTGCATTTGTGTCAGATGTTAACTTTGTGCCATTCTACTATTGATATGCTTTCTTCATCCTTGTAGTGTTTTACTTTTtacttattattcattttatttagatGATGATGCATCAGCCTAACATTCTGAAAGGTCTCTTCGTTGTTTGTAGGAAATAGATGAGCTCTGTGATGAATGGGTCCCAGAATCCCTTATTCCTCCTATCACGCAAGAGATGCTGAGTGAACCTCCAGTGTTGGAAAGGTGAGTATAACTGTCatttttacattaattttattggattctttaaaaaaatatatggttCGAGTTAATATGCTTAGTCTGCTTTGAAGATTTGGGAGATACACATTTCAACcaaatctatttattttattttttcttccaaCCAAACAAATGTGTGACATTTCCTTTTTTCAGCCCTTTAtattttcttctccatttttctttttcatctggAATCGTAATTATTAGTTATTCCTTAGGTTATATTTACTGATGTATGCTTTTACAatagattttataaaattttgataaattctcATGATTTGTTATAGTAGTTTAAATACTTAAGGCTGATTTTTTTTCCGAAGTGGCATAGCTTATTAGTTCATCTCTATGCAGTGCTGCAGGGCCCCATACTATAATCAATGGGAAAGAAGTTGTGAATTTTGCTTCTGCAAATTATCTCGGATTTGTAGGGCATGATAAGTTACTTGTAAGAATTGCATTGCTATTATTAATTTATTCTACCATTTGGTCGACAGGAAgagagaataaataaataaataaaccatataCCAAGATAGCTTGATTATAATCCTTTCTAAGTTTTCCTTGAAACATACACTTTTCTTCCATTTACCTTATCAAAGAGGTGTTTATGTAGGCTGTTAAGTAATATTAAAAGATAGTTTTGCAAAGGAGAAgcatatgttttaaaaaaattgggaaagttatAATGACTAAATTCTCAAGGTTTTGTTTCTTTTGGCCATGAAATAAAATGTGTTTACCAGGAATCATGTACGTCTGCGTTGGAGAAATATGGTGTTGGATCTTGTGGTCCTCGTGGATTCTATGGCACAATTGGTAATCATCAATACCTATACAGTTTTGAATGGTGTGTTTTTGGAGACTCTTTctaaatcttctataataacaaGATTCAGATTGTGACAATTCTCTTATTCAGATGTCCACCTTGATTGTGAGTCCAGAATAGCGAAGTTTTTGGGAACACATGATTCTATCCTCTATTCTTATGGGCTTTCCGCCTTGTTCAGTGCAATCCCATGTTTTTGTAAAAAGGGCGACATAATTGTTGTGTAAGTGAAAAATATCATTACCTTAAATGGATACATATATGGCTATTATCCTAGGTTTGACATTGTAAGCTGTGGTATAGATAACTTgtgaaatttttggtttttactctgtcttttgttcttatttttttaattgcatgATGCACTTGGAATTCCCAAGAATGGAAATTTGATTCCCTCCTGCTCTTTGTATTCTGTGGGGCTTTTTCTTTTACCGAATTTCACAGTTAGATCATCTTACTAGTAGATGTTATTCACAGGCCAGATTGTAATATATTTTGCAATGGGCCTCCTGATATGTGAGGCCCCACctttacaatattttaaaaactaaactaattaatgtgatgcatgatttagaattgttaagcaaaatcataaaattatttactgtAGGTAGAATGCATTTTTGTATGCTTGGAGGAAAGCATATGAAGATTGGATTTTTTGTCCTTTATGTGCATTTTGTCAGCTGCTGAATTTTGAAAGGTGTTTAGGGGCCGAAATTGTTTTTTGAGTTGACTTATTTAATTGCACCTTCCTTAGCATAAAAGtgtactttttcttttaatatttcaattttacagAATTTAAGGCATAGATTTGTATCCTATTTATTagttacatttttttttttttggttatccAGGGATGAGGGAGTCCATTGGGGAATACAAAATGGCCTCTACCTTTCTAGAAGCACCATTGTTTATTTCAAGCACAATGATATGGATTCTCTGGAAAAAACCCTTGAGAAAATTACAGCACAGAATAAGCGGGCTAAGAAATTACGGCGCTACATTGTGGTTGAATCTGTGTATCAGGTATGTTATGTCAAGTTCTCACAAATTTCAACTATTGTATCCTTAGCGTGCCCATGTTGTGCATAAATAGCCGTGTTTGTAGGATTTGGCTAATAAATACAGTTGTATGACAAGAACTTGTTTGGTGCAAGTTTGTAAAATCGACATGCTTGTGGCATTGCATGTCAATGCAGTGGACTTTGTACATTCATTCCAGGCGTCTTCTTCCTTGCATAATTATGATCTATCACAACATTCTCATTTAAACCATGCCCATCTTTTGTTAATAAATCAAAATCAGAACTAAATAGGATGGGTGAGTGCTATAAGAAAGCAATAGTGATGCTGCAGAGAGTATATATTTTTTCTTAACGAAATTGCTTAGAATTACTTATTTGCCAAAAAGCAATTATCATTCTTTGGCTTCTTAGGGAATCATTCTTTACGGAAATTTGTTAATTGTTTACTATTTGTTTTACCCTGCTGCATGTTTGTAAAATAGTGGTACATATGAGGAGACTTGGAAAAAATGTTGGAGAGCCCTTTTGAGCAAAAAACTGTGAGGTCCAATGGTTCAAAGTTGATGATACCTTGTATTGGTCGGTTCTTACTGATTCTCCTAATTGTAGTCTCACCATATCTAATAACATTTTGTTGGTTAAATATGTAGAATTCGGGTCAAATAGCTCCTTTGGACAAGATCATCAAGTTGAAAGAGAAGTATCGCTTCCGTGTCTTACTGGATGAGACCAACTCATTTGGTGTACTTGGTCGTACTGGAAGGGGTCTCACTGAATACTGCGGGGTTCCGgtgtgtttatattttttttaagttactaTTTTATAGTTGCTTTGGTTTTGTTGGTCGCTAACCGTTGAACGTACTGCAGATAGAGAAGATAGACATTGTTACTGCTGCCATGGGACATGCATTGGCAACAGAAGGAGGATTCTGCACTGGAAGTGCTCGTGTCATTGATCATCAAGTATGTAGTCTATGACCTTTTAGTATTGTTGAATATTGGAAGCTCTACCTAGTTTCATTCATCATAAACATTATTTTTAATAGATAGACTCAAAATAGTCAAGACTATACTAGTGGATTTACCATTTTTGTTCTGGTATTGTAACATGTATATCGGTGTGTTTACATATTCCATCTTTTATATCAGTATTTTTCAAATGttgttcatatttatttatttatttgtttgtatatGTTCGTATGGTACCAACCACCCTGGATCGACTCCTAATACACTTGTAAAATGTTAATGGTAATTCTATGATTGGTGGCAGCGGTTGAGCAGTTCTGGCTATGTCTTCTCTGCATCTTTACCCCCATATTTGGCTAGTGCTGCAATTACTGCTATTGACATCTTAGAGCAAAATCCTGATCTGACATCAAAGCTGAAGGAAAACATTGGCATTTTATGGAAAGGTTGGTTTCGAGCTTAACATTTTCTTTCTTGTATGGTTTTAAGGATTTCCTTTGTTTCTGTGATGATGCTCTTCTCCTCTGGTTTCAACTTGTCTGTTACATTGGTCAGTCGTCCATAGTAGATAAAAGTACAGACGATGTTTATGATTGACAAAACCTTTTTTGGTTCTAAATAGAAGCTGAAATGTCATTAACCTCTGTAACATGCTAACATCTTGTCACAAAGCACGTCGGTGTATCTTTTAGTGCAAGCCCTTGTTTCGTAGTAGATAAAAATGCGgacaatttttttatcattattgtaTTAGTGACCAAACCATTTCCGGTTCTGAACTTGTGATAGGAATTGATATTTTTTCTTATTAATCTCTGCAATATGCTAACATCGGATCACAAAGCACGTTGTATTTTGTAGTGCGATCCTTTGTTCGGTGGTTATTGTGTAATTGACCTAATCACTTCGGTTTTGAACTTGTTGTGAAAACACAGGACTCTCCGATATCCGGGGGCTTTCAATAGCAAGCAATCCAGAATCACCGATTGTTTTCCTTGTGCTTGAAAAATCAACTGGTTCAGTGAAAAGTGACCTTCAGCTCCTTGAAGACATTGCTGATCGTGTAAGTGCACCATTCTCATGTTTCCTTCTTATTAGTAGCGGCGAGTTATATTATTCtgaatctttatttttcttgaaatatttgatatttGTACATGAGTATGCATATATGATTTTCTAAATCTTTATACAACTTAAAGACATTGTTGCTTTAACTCTTCATTTTCTTGAAATGCCTGTGTCCGACATATTTCTAGATATGTAGATGACTTGACTTTCCAAAGACCTAAGCACATAGGAAAAATTCAATATTTCTGTATCGGGAACATACTTGTATCTAACCCATCTGAATTCAAGTAATACTAGTCTATGCTACTTGACTCGATTGTGAGTGCGGATATGGGTATGTTTCCTACGTCAATATGTTCAAATTTTTTCATACACTTGGAAGATCTATGGAGGGTCATATTTTCATATTCCTATTCAAATGTCTCAGTTATAGATATTTCACGGAAAATAAAAAAGTTCAGACGACATATAATTCAGACATATATTGAAATGTGACTGACATTCTCGAGTCCAGGTAACACAGAAAAGTGGATATAGATACCTGATTGAAAACATTTACATTTCACAGGCCTTGAAACAAGAATCCATTTTTGTAATGGCTTCAAAAAGATCAACTCTCGATAAATGCCCCCTTCCTGTCGGGATTAGACTGTTCGTTTCAACCGCCCATTCAGAGTTGGACCTGCTTAAGGCATGTGAATCACTCAAGCGAGTCGCAGCAGCGATGCTTAGGTGAGTGATACCcatcatatatatgtgtgtatgtatggATTAGTATCTACTGTCAGTATAGTTTTTTAACTTCACAAGCAGAGTTGAAAAACATgttatattatatttgaaaaaataaaataagaataagaatagAGATAATGACAGTTTTTTTATTCCATTTGTAGagctaaaaaaaaaacctttactAGCAGTGGATATGATAAATTATCTTTTTTCAAGATTTTGTTTTTAACTGCATTGGAAGATTTTTCTGTGAAATtgttaactttttcttaaattttctttaGCAAGAAAACAAAATGTAACTACAATTTATACGTgttactttattttttataatttgttgtAACAACATTAAATGGATGTATATAACTCCTTTAAACATCTTAAAGTAAAGAGATAAAACTCTTTACTTCATTTATAATCAGGAGATCGTTAAATGGAGTAATTAAGAAAACTTAGTTCATTGAATGTAATACATTTACTAATTGAATGTAAAGGAGCTTATAAATAGCACATTGTAAGtgaattaaatagtgaaaattttcttgtatttttcattcactttttacttattattattgttttattaatttttccatAACACGAGCTTTTATGAGTTCATAGTGAAGTTTGCGtcatttcttttatataatttgcCCGTATAACTCCCATTAAACTATATACgtgattataatgtcaaatcttgcTAAACTTGAATTTGCAGTCTTAGACATATCAGGCAAGAATTATTTGTCATTGGTGTTAGATGTTAAAATTTACCTAGATGCTAAAAGTCTAGAAAATACTATATTAGCAGATAAAGAAGCATCTAATCAAGATAATGTAAAAGCAATGATTTTCATTCATTATCTACATGAAGGATTAAAAGTGGAATATTTCATTGTGAAAGACCTTATTAAGTTGTGGAGAAATTtgaaataacaatttgaccattAAAAAAGGGTGATATCTCCTACAGCtcgttatgattggatgcacttaCGGTTGCAAGATTTTAAGACGGTAAGTGAATAcaatttagaatttttcaaaattagttttcaactaaaattatgtggagaaaacatagttgatgatgatttgttagagaaaatattttcaacttttcatgTTACTAATGTGCTCTTGTAGCAACAATACtgtgaaaaaggttttaaaaggtatttgaaattgatttcatgcctttttgtagttgaacaaaa
Coding sequences within it:
- the LOC107914202 gene encoding long chain base biosynthesis protein 1; its protein translation is MELAALNLVNATLNWITFALDAPSARAVVFGVHIGGHLFVEILLLVVIFFLLSQKSYKPPKRPLTKKEIDELCDEWVPESLIPPITQEMLSEPPVLESAAGPHTIINGKEVVNFASANYLGFVGHDKLLESCTSALEKYGVGSCGPRGFYGTIDVHLDCESRIAKFLGTHDSILYSYGLSALFSAIPCFCKKGDIIVVDEGVHWGIQNGLYLSRSTIVYFKHNDMDSLEKTLEKITAQNKRAKKLRRYIVVESVYQNSGQIAPLDKIIKLKEKYRFRVLLDETNSFGVLGRTGRGLTEYCGVPIEKIDIVTAAMGHALATEGGFCTGSARVIDHQRLSSSGYVFSASLPPYLASAAITAIDILEQNPDLTSKLKENIGILWKGLSDIRGLSIASNPESPIVFLVLEKSTGSVKSDLQLLEDIADRALKQESIFVMASKRSTLDKCPLPVGIRLFVSTAHSELDLLKACESLKRVAAAMLR